In a genomic window of Myxococcales bacterium:
- a CDS encoding RNA polymerase factor sigma-32 — protein sequence MVAGSGTRRRAPGAGAGAPRRRGARADGDDAERDDAAEPEEAAEDEDAADADAEPEDDDKLVAEVGTVIDVGDEEVADDDEVWKALEAKKRGNDRVALIKRDPLQAYMQEVRRYPLLTPDEEHDLATRLVEHGDNTAARKLVEANLRLVVKIAYEYRRAHKNLLDLVQEGNIGLMQAVRKYDPYRGVKLSSYAAFWIRAYILKFILNNWRLVKIGTTQAQRKLFFNLRKERERLEHLGFEASTKLLAENLQVSEKDVDEMDRRLSAPEASLDAPMPGDDEGGTRSRMDFLPSPDQRPDQAVAQSEFSTLLRSKLETFAGTLEGREQTIFRERWLTESPLTLQDLGERYGVSRERARQLEKRMLGRLRKYLEAEFGTAVDIDALSRE from the coding sequence ATGGTTGCCGGATCAGGAACCCGACGCCGCGCCCCGGGCGCAGGCGCCGGCGCGCCGCGACGGCGCGGCGCGCGGGCCGACGGCGACGACGCCGAGCGCGACGACGCGGCCGAGCCCGAGGAGGCGGCCGAGGACGAGGACGCGGCCGACGCCGACGCGGAGCCCGAGGACGACGACAAGCTGGTCGCCGAGGTCGGGACCGTCATCGACGTCGGCGACGAGGAGGTCGCCGACGACGACGAGGTCTGGAAGGCGCTCGAGGCCAAGAAGCGCGGCAACGACCGGGTCGCGCTGATCAAGCGCGATCCCCTGCAGGCCTACATGCAGGAGGTCCGGCGCTACCCGCTGCTGACGCCCGACGAGGAGCACGATCTCGCGACCCGGCTGGTCGAGCACGGCGACAACACCGCCGCCCGCAAGCTGGTCGAGGCCAACCTGCGCCTGGTCGTCAAGATCGCCTACGAGTACCGCCGCGCCCACAAGAACCTGCTCGACCTGGTCCAGGAGGGCAACATCGGCCTGATGCAGGCGGTGCGGAAGTACGATCCCTACCGTGGCGTCAAGCTGTCGTCGTACGCGGCGTTCTGGATCCGCGCCTACATCCTCAAGTTCATCCTCAACAACTGGCGGCTGGTCAAGATCGGCACCACCCAGGCCCAGCGCAAGCTGTTCTTCAACCTGCGCAAGGAGCGCGAGCGGCTCGAGCACCTCGGCTTCGAGGCCAGCACCAAGCTCCTGGCCGAGAACCTCCAGGTGTCCGAGAAGGACGTCGACGAGATGGATCGGCGCCTGTCCGCGCCCGAGGCCTCGCTCGACGCGCCGATGCCCGGCGACGACGAGGGCGGCACCCGCAGCCGCATGGACTTCCTCCCGAGCCCGGATCAGCGGCCGGATCAGGCGGTGGCGCAGAGCGAGTTCTCGACGCTGTTGCGCAGCAAGCTCGAGACCTTCGCCGGCACCCTCGAGGGCCGCGAGCAGACCATCTTCCGCGAGCGCTGGCTGACCGAGTCGCCGCTGACCTTGCAGGACCTGGGTGAGCGCTACGGCGTGTCGCGCGAGCGGGCCCGGCAGCTCGAGAAGCGCATGCTCGGCCGGCTGCGCAAGTACCTCGAGGCCGAGTTCGGCACCGCGGTCGACATCGACGCGCTGTCGCGCGAGTGA
- the rsmI gene encoding 16S rRNA (cytidine(1402)-2'-O)-methyltransferase gives MFVVATPIGNLDDLSPRAGEALRTADVIAAEDTRRVAILLDHLGCAGRRDVRSTFDGNEASRAEELARELVAGKSVALVSDAGTPGVSDPGARVVRAAIAVGAPVVVIPGPVAAIAALVASGLATDRFLFLGFPPREPGARAELFGGLLDERATMLLYEAPDRVGATLATLAAAFGDDRAACVSRELTKRYEEHVRGPLAELRDRYADTAPRGECVIVVAGAAAAARPALDLEAEVRALLAQGLGPKDVAQRLVVKTGRPRRELYQLALALAREAPR, from the coding sequence CTGTTCGTGGTCGCGACGCCGATCGGCAACCTCGACGACCTGTCGCCGCGGGCCGGCGAGGCGCTGCGCACCGCCGACGTGATCGCCGCCGAGGACACCCGCCGCGTCGCGATCCTGCTCGATCACCTCGGCTGCGCCGGGCGCCGCGACGTGCGCTCGACCTTCGACGGCAACGAGGCGTCCCGGGCCGAGGAGCTGGCGCGCGAGCTGGTCGCCGGCAAGTCGGTGGCGCTGGTCAGCGACGCCGGCACGCCGGGCGTGTCGGATCCCGGCGCCCGGGTGGTGCGCGCGGCGATCGCGGTCGGCGCGCCCGTGGTCGTGATCCCGGGGCCGGTGGCGGCGATCGCGGCCCTGGTCGCGAGCGGGCTCGCGACCGATCGGTTCCTGTTCCTGGGCTTCCCGCCGCGCGAGCCCGGCGCCCGGGCCGAGCTGTTCGGCGGCCTGCTCGACGAGCGCGCGACGATGCTCCTGTACGAGGCGCCGGATCGGGTCGGCGCGACCCTGGCGACCCTGGCGGCGGCGTTCGGCGACGATCGCGCGGCGTGCGTGTCGCGCGAGCTGACCAAGCGCTACGAGGAGCACGTGCGCGGGCCGCTGGCCGAGCTGCGCGATCGCTACGCGGACACCGCGCCGCGCGGCGAGTGCGTGATCGTGGTCGCGGGCGCGGCGGCGGCGGCGCGGCCGGCGCTCGACCTCGAGGCCGAGGTCCGGGCGCTGCTGGCCCAGGGCCTGGGGCCCAAGGACGTGGCCCAGCGCCTGGTGGTCAAGACCGGCCGGCCGCGGCG